GCTTTAAGGCAGCGTAGGTTTCAGTGGTCGAGTCGGGAGCAACCCGTGGTTCCGATCGATAGGCAGGTACCGTCTTTCCATTCACTGTGCCTTCGCCGTATTGCCCCTGTACTGTCTGGGTTTGCACCATCTCAGCCGTAAAGGGCTGAACGGACTTCAGCAATTTTGACTTCTCATCGCGTACAGCATCGGCATCAAATGAGACAGGAGGTTCCATCGTTATCATGGTCAATAATTGAAACAGATGGTTTTGCATCATGTCTCGTACTGCCCCCGTCCCTTCGTAGAAGTTACCTCTACCCTCTACGCCAACTGTCTCCGCCACCGTAATTTGCACATGGTCGATATGTTCCCGATTCCAAATCGGTTCAAATAGTCCATTACCAAAACGAAATACCAGGATATTCTGAACGGTTTCTTTACCCAGGTAATGATCGATGCGGTAGATCTGGCTTTCCTTCAGCACGTGACTGATGTTTTGATTTAAGCTGCGGGCAGACTCCAGATCATGTCCAAATGGTTTTTCAATGATGACGCGCCGCCAGTGCCCGTTATCCTCCTGCACTAACCCGGCTGCACCCAGTTGGGCAATGATGTCACAGAAGAAGTTAGAAGAGGTTGCCAGGTAAAATAGGTAGTTTCCTTGAGTGCCACAATCCTGGTCTACCTGAGTCAGCAAATTGTGCAGCTGCTGGTACATCTTCGCATCTTGAAACTCACCAGAAAGATAGTACAGTCGCTGCTCAAACTGCTGCCAAAGCTGATCATCGACGGCAACCGTTGCGAATTCGTGAATGTCCCGATTGAGTTTGCTGCGGAAGTCATCCTGGCTGATGGGAGTGTGAGCCACCCCCACGATCGCAAACTCCTGTGGCAGTAGATTACTACGCTTCAGGTTGTAGAGTGCAGGCAACAATAAGCGCTTGGTTAAATCTCCAGCAGCGCCAAAGATGACGATCGTGCAAGGTCCAGCTGAATGAGCCAAAGGTTCAACTGCGGCATGAGAGGCAATGGCAACCGTCATGATGAAATCTCCGCATGTTCTTCAATGTGTCCACCGAACTGATAGCGCATGGCAGAAAGCAACTTAGTTGCAAATTCATCCTCACCTCTAGAGCTAAAGCGCTGATAGACAGCAGCACTCAGCACGGGCGCGGGAGCACCTTCATCGATCGCTGCTGTAATCGTCCAGCGTCCTTCTCCTGAATCAGATATTCGACCGGCAAAGGTAGAGAGATGAGGGTCTTGCAGCAGAGCGATCGCAGTTAAATCCAGCAGCCAAGAAGCAATGACGCTACCGCGCCGCCAGACCTCAGCAACGTCTGGCAAATTGAAGTCGTATTGGTAGTGTTCTGGATTACGGAGCGGTGTTGATTCAGCACTGGCAGCCCGCTGCTGTTTACCTACATTCGCGTGATGCAAAATATTGAGTCCCTCGGCGTAGGCTGCCATGATTCCGTATTCGATGCCGTTATGCACCATCTTGACGAAATGACCCGCACCACTGGAACCACAGTGCAAATAGCCTTGCTCAGCCGTACCACTTACTTTTTCTCGACTGGGGGTGCGATCAATGGTTCCAACTCCGGGTGCCAAAGTTTTGAGAATGGGATCAAGATGTTGTACAGCCGTTTCCGGTCCCCCAATCATCATGCAATAGCCACGTTCTAGCCCCCACACTCCGCCGCTGGTTCCAATGTCAACGTAATGAATTCCCTTGGATTCAAGCGCATTTGCCCGGCGAATATCATCAATGTAATAAGAATTGCCACCATCAATCAGAATGTCGCCTGCTTCTAGCTTCTGAGCTAATTCCATCACTATGTCTTCAGTGGGATCTCCGGCGGGCACCATCAGCCAGATCGCACGAGGTTTATCGAGCTTTTGGACAAGATCATCCAGGGTGTAAGCTCCGATCGCCCCTTCCGATGCGAGTTGTTTCACTTTATTGGGTGAGCGGTTGAACACAACACATTCATGATTATTTCGTAGCAAGCGGCGGACAATATTTGCGCCCATACGCCCTAGACCAATGACACCAAGTTGCATTGTTGTTTCTCCAATGGGATTGTTGATTGCGGGAAGTGCAGGTTGAAGGCATTTAGTTTGCGCGATGACAGCATTGCATCATTCTTGACTAACTGCCTGATTGATGCAGAATGACTTACAGAATTTGCTCGATTATCGTTTGCAGTGTAGATAGCCCTGCTTGCACATCCTTGCTGAGATGAATTCGCAGTGCCCGGCGATCGCGGTCTGCTAAAACCTGAAAATCTCCCCGTGCTTGAGCGGCTTTCACCACACCAAACGTATATTTCTGCTGAGGAACTAGAATATCTGTTGCATCATCACAGGTGATTTGGAGAAACACACCGCTATTCGGTCCACCTTTATACGCCTGTCCGGTAGAGTGCAAAAAGGGAGGACCAAACCCTAAGCAGGTTGCCACTTTCTTCGCATCTCGAATGGTTTCTCGGATTATTTGCAATTGGATTTGATGGGCATCATTGCGATCGATGTATGCCAGAAGCGTACAGTAATCTCCTGGCTTTAGTTGATTGAGGTGAGCACGCAGGTAGCTACCTAACGATTGATCAGTTCCTGCTGCCTTAGACAGCACCGACGCATTTTTGGAATCTGTAAATAGTTGAATGCCTGCTTCAATCGCGATCGGTGTTTCCGATGGAAGAGTGCCAGATTTTTCATACTCTGTCGTTAACTGATGAGTCACAATTTTGCTGGCTTCCACATCTGGTTGATTGAAGGCATGGATACCCATGATGGAACCTGCCACGGCTGTTGCAATCTCCCACCGGAAGAACTCTTGACCAATTTGATAAGGATCGGCAATGGAAATACGAACGACAGGTTGTCCTGCTTGCTCTAACGCTGTAACGGCTGCATCCTGAGCTGAGTCAGCCGCAGACTCTAGGCGAATGTAGGCAAAGATGCGATCATCTCCATAGACTGATGGATTACCTAGCGGTTCTTGATCCACGGGAATTAATCCCTTACCCTCTTTGCCTGTAGACTCTGCCAGTAGTTGCTCTAGCCAGGCACCTAAATCTGCAATTCCTGGTGACATACTCAGCGTTACTTTATCTCGTCCCTGGTTTGCCAACACGCCCAGAATATTGCCTAAGACAACGCCCGGGTTCTCTTTGGCTGGAACTGATGGCGCACAGGAATGTACCATTACTTCAGCCGTATCGAGGAACTTTGCCACATCCACTCCCATTGCTGCCGCAGGCACCATGCCGAAGTTCGATAGAGCAGAGTAGCGACCGCCAATACTGGGTACACCAAAGAAGAGATGGCGGAAGTCATCGCCTTCGGCAATGTGTTGCAGTTTAGAACCCGGATCAGTCACGGCAATGAAGCGGTTGCCTGCCGACTCTGCACCCAAAAGTTTCTGCACTTGATCAAAGAAATACTGCTTAAAGATATTGGGCTCTAACGTGCTGCCAGACTTACTCGACACAATGAACAAGGTTCGAGTGAGGTCAATTTGACGTTCGATCGCCTTGATTTGAGCTGGATCAGTGGAATCAAGCACCAGCAGTTCTGGAAAGCCTTGTTTGTTACCAAAGGTCAGCTTCATCACCTCTGGGCAGAGCGACGAGCCACCCATCCCCAGTAGCAATACATGAGTAAACTCCAGGTCTTGAACCTCTTGCGCCAATTGCTTCAGGTGGTCAATGTGCGCCAGTTGGTCTTCGGTAATGCCGAGCCAGCCCAACCACTTGTTTTCATCCGTACCTGTCCACAGCGTTGCATCCTGCGCCCATAGACGACGAATCTTACCGTTCTGCTGCCAATCGTCTAGAGACGCTTGCACAGCTTTGTTCAAAGGTTCGGGCAGTTTATAGGTGAGCGAGTTAAGCTTGTTGCCCAGAATCGCGGTTCGTTTTTCTTCGACAACACTCAACAATTGGTCAAAGGCATTCCTGAAAAGTTGTAAACCTTCTGCCAATAATTGATCTGTCACCTGTTGTAAAGAGATTCCCGCTTGCTGTAGGTTTGCTAGGGTCGATCGAGCCTCATCCAGACTTTCAGTCAAACTAGACCTCGGCTGCCCATGAGCGCGGAAGACAGATAGCGTGGCTGGCGGAACTGTATTTACCGTGTCAAAGCCAATCAATTCCTCGACATACCGCACATCGCTGTATTGGGGATTCTTTGTTCCTGTACTTGCCCATAACAATCGCTGGGTTTGTGCCCCTTGACTGGATAACTTCTGCCAGCGGCTCGATTGATAAATGGTTTGATAACGCTGATAAGCGAGTTTAGCATTGGCGATCGCCACTTTGCCCAATAAGCCTCGGAGCACATCACGCTGCGCTGCATCGGTAACAGTTTTGAGTTGAGCCGTGATTAGGTTGTCAACAGCGTTATCAATTCGGCTCACAAAGAAGCTAGCGACGCTGGCAATGCGCCTGATGTCTCCATCTTTTGCCGCCAGTAGCTCTAAACCAGTAATGAAGGCATTGGCAACCTGCTCATAAACATCCTGAGCAAACAGCAGCGTCACATTCACATTAATGCCTTCACTAATGAGTTGTTGAATGGCGGGAATCCCAGCCGAGGTTGCAGGCACTTTAATCATCACATTGGGACGATCCACTGCCTGCCATAGTCGGCGGGCTTCAGAAATGCTTTGCTGTGTATCATCTGCCAAATAGGGGGAAACTTCTAGACTAATGTAACCATCACGCCACTTGGTTTGCTCATAAATCGGTTTCAAGAGGTCTGCCGTTGCTTGAATATCGGCAATGGCGAAGGTTTCATAGAGCGACATGGCATCTCGATCGTGGCTTTGTTCAATGGTTGACAAAGCGCTGTCATAATCGGTGCTACCTGCGATCGCTTTTTCAAAGATCGAAGGATTTGAAGTCACACCTTGCAATCCATCTTTGTCAATTAAATGTTGGAGTTCACCACTGCTAATTAAACTGCGACGAATATAGTCTAACCAAACCGATTGCCCATAGGATTGGAGGGATTGCAAAGGGTTTTTGGGTTGTGATGCTTGTAAAGTAACCATCTGTTCATATCCTTATTGAATTGGCAACTAAATTTGACACAAGTATGCAAGAACACAAAATATCAACTTGCTAACTGTGCTTTTGCGGCTGTAACAACTTTGTCAGGCGTGAAGCCAAACTTGCGCTGCAATTCTTTTAGAGGCGCTGAAGCCCCAAACGTGTGCATAACAATGCGGGCACCTCTCGAACCCACATACTCACCCCAGCCAAAGGTTGATGCTTGCTCCACACAAACACGGGCAGTAATTGAGGGTGGAATCACACTATCGCGGTAGTCCTGATTTTGCTGCTCAAACAGCTCCCATGAAGGCATACTCACCACTCGCGCCTTAATTCCTTCGGTCTTAAGCTGTTCATACGCTGCAATGCAGAGTGAAACTTCGCTTCCGGTTGCTAGCAGTAATACATCGGGTTTGCCGTTCTCCGCATCTGCCAGAATATAAGCCCCTTTAGCCAAACCGGATGCCGCCGCATACTGGGTACGATCGAGCGTCGGTAATGCCTGTCGAGACAACACCAGCACCACAGGTTGATGCTGCAATTGCATAATTACTCGCCAAGCTTCTACGACTTCATTAGCGTCGGCAGGTCGCAGAGTAATCAATCCCGGAATTGCTCGCAGTGATGCCAACTGTTCAACGGGTTGATGGGTGGGACCATCTTCGCCAACCCCGATCGAGTCATGCGTGAAGATGTAGATGACCGGAATTTCCATCAGCGCACTGAGGCGAATGGAGGGACGACAGTAATCGCTGAAAATAAAGAATCCAGAGCCATAGGCACGGACTTTACTCAATGAAAGTCCGTTGAGGATTGCTGCCATTGCATGTTCGCGGATGCCAAAGTGGAAGTTACGCCCACTGCGATCGTCTGCACTAAAATCACCCGCGCCCTCAAAGGTGAGCCGTGTTTTCGTTGAGGGAGCCAGATCGGCAGCACCACCAATTAACCAGGGGATCTGCTGAGCGATCGCATTCAGCACGCTGGCAGAGGCATCCCGTCCCCCTAGCCCTTTGACATCAGCAGGAAACGTTGGCAGTGCGGTTTCCCAATCATCAGGAAGTTGGCGATGCTGCATCTTATAGAGTTGGTCTGCCAGATCTGGATATTTGGCACTGTACTCAGCAAAGGTTTGCATCCACCCTTGGCGCAGACGATGTCCTCGTTGCCCCAAGTGCTTTTGAAAGTGCGCTTGTACGCCCTCCGGTACCAAAAACTTAGCATCTTCAGACCAGCCGTAATTGCGTTTCGTTAACCGAATTTCCTCTTCCCCTAGCGGGTCCCCGTGGGCTGCACTGGTATCATGTCTATGTGGCGCACCATAGCCAATGTGGCTATCGACAATAATTAGCGTGGGGCGATCGTGTGTTTCCTGAAAAGTTTGAAATGCTCGCTCCAGCATCTCTAAATCATTAGCATCACTGACTCGAATGAGGTTCCAACCGTAAGCTAGAAAACGAGTGCCTATATCATCACTAAAGGTGAGATGGGTATTCCCCTCGATCGTGATGTGGTTGTTATCATAAATCCAGCAGAGATTGGAGAGTTTTAAATGCCCAGCTAGAGAAGCGGCTTCGTTGGAAATACCCTCCATCATGCAGCCATCGCCACACAGGGCGTAGACGTTGTAGTTAAATAACTCAAAGTTAGGACGATTAAAGTGTTGTGCCATCCATTGTCTGGCGATCGCCATTCCTACACTTGTCGCCACACCCTGTCCCAATGGTCCTGTAGTCGTTTCAATGCCAGAAGTCCAGCGATATTCAGGATGTCCAGGACATTTGCTATCCAGTTGGCGGAAGTGCTTAATATCATCGAGCGTAACGGAGGGTTCACCTAATTGTTCGTACTTTGCATTAACAGCTTTGACACCCGTCAAATACAACAACGAATACAGCAGCATTGAAGCATGACCGTTCGATAAAACAAAGCGATCGCGATTTGCCCAGATCGGATCATCGGGATCGAACCGTAAAAATCGCTGCCACAAACAGTAAGCAACGGGAGCTAATGCCATTGGTGTACCTGGATGCCCAGAGTTTGCCTGCTGCACCGCGTCCATCGATAAGGTTCGAATCGTGTTAACGCATAGCTCATCGAGTTGTGTTTGATTTGAAGCTTGAGTTTGGGCAATCACTGCTTGCTCTCCTTCTTAAGGCTTTATAGAAAGAATTAGCGATGTCAACAAAACGCCTTTAAGCGTTAATTTTTAACTTGTGCTAATGCTTTTGGAAAATGAAAGATTTTACTGGCTAAATACGCTGCTTATTATTTGCATTGAAGTTATCCAAGAGCAGCAACTCATTGCAGTGTGCAATACGATCCAATTTCTAACCAGCCAAGATTGCTCAGTTATAGACAATTTAAGACGAATGAAACTGACTTAAGAGCTTTAGGGCTTACGCAATTAGCACAGCGATCGCACTCAGGTAAAAGCACTTGAGTATAAAGTAGAGAGAGGACCGCACATTGGCAAATTTTGGCTGTGAGCAAGTGAGCTCGCAAAAAAAGGAGCCACACCTGGTAAATTTGGGTAGGATTACCAACTTTTACCCTGTAGGGTGACTCTATGCTCAAACTCCAGCATCTTCCTTCAACGGTGCTGCTTCACACAAGTATGCTTGTATCTAGTTAGGTTAACCTGTTATCTGCCAACAGTTTAACCTAACTAGATTGCTAAGAAACTGACCCGTTGAGGGCAGGTAAATCAAGAGCGCCACAGACAGAAGCCTAGACATTGCTTGCCGATCAAATTCTTTGATGTTGAAGATGTCGTCTGTTCGTGCGATTTTTTTGAGGTTTGGCTTTTACGACTTTGCAAAGATAATAACCCTACTTGATTTCGGCAGGATCAAATTCGATAACTCGCCCTGGTCGGGCTGCCAAAAATACGTCGTAGGTGGCGCAATAAGCAATAGTGACATCGTCAGCTTTGTTATAGAGATGGACGACTGTGCCAGCCCCTCCTGGTTGGAGTGCAATGGGTGTCAAATCGCCAAAAAATAGACGGCGAATCGTGTCTCCACTGCCTAATTCATCTCTTACCTTTTGTAGCAGAGCAAGTTTCTTCTCAATGGTTGAGGGTGTTGGATTTGCTGGGTCAGCTGATAAATGCATGGCTATAATTCTCCAGTGGTTTTTACAGTGATACTCGTTGGCGTTCTAGTCTAGAAAATCGATTCTTGACAGCATTAAGCACTGCCATAGACTGGAACTGCTGCCCCTCGAACATCTTGAGCCGCTTCAGATGCTAAGAAACAAATCACTTGAGCTAAAGATTCAGGTTTAACCCAGTTGTGCGCATTCTCAGCTCCCAATGCTCCTCGATTGGTAGGGGTATCAATAATGCTGGGTAAAACCACATTGGCTGTAATGTTGGTTCCTTTGGTTTCATCAGCGATCGCCTTAGTTAGGGCAACCACTCCAGCTTTGGAAGCACTATAAGCTGCGAGTTGTCCGCCTGGTTCTACAGCCCCCCGGGAGCCAACCGTGACAATCCGTCCATACCCGTTCTCTAACATACGTCGTAGACTATGCTTGCAGAGTAAAAAGGTTGTGTTGAGATTTAACCCGAAGTCCCGTTGCCAATCAGCAAAAGGATACTCATGGGTTTTACCGATCGCAAAACCCCCAACCAAATGGATCAACACATCGACTCGCGGCATATTATCTACTAGCTGTTGAACAGCTTGCTCATCTTGCAGATCAGCAGGAGTAAATTGGAGTCTGTCTTGAGTAGTGGGGGAGATAGCATCTTTGATCCGCCCTATTTCTTTCGCTTTGCGATAAGGCACTGTGACGAGCGCACCTTGTGCTAATACAACAGGAGTGACACCTAACCCCAACCCCCCAGTGCCTCCTGTCAGTAACACATACTTGTCTTTCATTATTACTCCATAAATTACATTCTCATTCTTCAACTTTGATTAAAGTTAGAACAGTCAAGTTTTACAAGTTAAGAAGCAAATTAAGTGAGAAAGTGTTTGTAAAAGGTTGTTAAGCAGAACGAATTCAGACCATAAAGTGAGTGGTACCTAAGGAATTCAAGCTGCTTGACTGACAAAACGGGATGCAGTTGGGACAAAGGCTA
This portion of the Trichocoleus sp. FACHB-46 genome encodes:
- the gnd gene encoding phosphogluconate dehydrogenase (NAD(+)-dependent, decarboxylating), translating into MQLGVIGLGRMGANIVRRLLRNNHECVVFNRSPNKVKQLASEGAIGAYTLDDLVQKLDKPRAIWLMVPAGDPTEDIVMELAQKLEAGDILIDGGNSYYIDDIRRANALESKGIHYVDIGTSGGVWGLERGYCMMIGGPETAVQHLDPILKTLAPGVGTIDRTPSREKVSGTAEQGYLHCGSSGAGHFVKMVHNGIEYGIMAAYAEGLNILHHANVGKQQRAASAESTPLRNPEHYQYDFNLPDVAEVWRRGSVIASWLLDLTAIALLQDPHLSTFAGRISDSGEGRWTITAAIDEGAPAPVLSAAVYQRFSSRGEDEFATKLLSAMRYQFGGHIEEHAEISS
- the tkt gene encoding transketolase, whose product is MIAQTQASNQTQLDELCVNTIRTLSMDAVQQANSGHPGTPMALAPVAYCLWQRFLRFDPDDPIWANRDRFVLSNGHASMLLYSLLYLTGVKAVNAKYEQLGEPSVTLDDIKHFRQLDSKCPGHPEYRWTSGIETTTGPLGQGVATSVGMAIARQWMAQHFNRPNFELFNYNVYALCGDGCMMEGISNEAASLAGHLKLSNLCWIYDNNHITIEGNTHLTFSDDIGTRFLAYGWNLIRVSDANDLEMLERAFQTFQETHDRPTLIIVDSHIGYGAPHRHDTSAAHGDPLGEEEIRLTKRNYGWSEDAKFLVPEGVQAHFQKHLGQRGHRLRQGWMQTFAEYSAKYPDLADQLYKMQHRQLPDDWETALPTFPADVKGLGGRDASASVLNAIAQQIPWLIGGAADLAPSTKTRLTFEGAGDFSADDRSGRNFHFGIREHAMAAILNGLSLSKVRAYGSGFFIFSDYCRPSIRLSALMEIPVIYIFTHDSIGVGEDGPTHQPVEQLASLRAIPGLITLRPADANEVVEAWRVIMQLQHQPVVLVLSRQALPTLDRTQYAAASGLAKGAYILADAENGKPDVLLLATGSEVSLCIAAYEQLKTEGIKARVVSMPSWELFEQQNQDYRDSVIPPSITARVCVEQASTFGWGEYVGSRGARIVMHTFGASAPLKELQRKFGFTPDKVVTAAKAQLAS
- a CDS encoding bifunctional transaldolase/phosoglucose isomerase, translated to MVTLQASQPKNPLQSLQSYGQSVWLDYIRRSLISSGELQHLIDKDGLQGVTSNPSIFEKAIAGSTDYDSALSTIEQSHDRDAMSLYETFAIADIQATADLLKPIYEQTKWRDGYISLEVSPYLADDTQQSISEARRLWQAVDRPNVMIKVPATSAGIPAIQQLISEGINVNVTLLFAQDVYEQVANAFITGLELLAAKDGDIRRIASVASFFVSRIDNAVDNLITAQLKTVTDAAQRDVLRGLLGKVAIANAKLAYQRYQTIYQSSRWQKLSSQGAQTQRLLWASTGTKNPQYSDVRYVEELIGFDTVNTVPPATLSVFRAHGQPRSSLTESLDEARSTLANLQQAGISLQQVTDQLLAEGLQLFRNAFDQLLSVVEEKRTAILGNKLNSLTYKLPEPLNKAVQASLDDWQQNGKIRRLWAQDATLWTGTDENKWLGWLGITEDQLAHIDHLKQLAQEVQDLEFTHVLLLGMGGSSLCPEVMKLTFGNKQGFPELLVLDSTDPAQIKAIERQIDLTRTLFIVSSKSGSTLEPNIFKQYFFDQVQKLLGAESAGNRFIAVTDPGSKLQHIAEGDDFRHLFFGVPSIGGRYSALSNFGMVPAAAMGVDVAKFLDTAEVMVHSCAPSVPAKENPGVVLGNILGVLANQGRDKVTLSMSPGIADLGAWLEQLLAESTGKEGKGLIPVDQEPLGNPSVYGDDRIFAYIRLESAADSAQDAAVTALEQAGQPVVRISIADPYQIGQEFFRWEIATAVAGSIMGIHAFNQPDVEASKIVTHQLTTEYEKSGTLPSETPIAIEAGIQLFTDSKNASVLSKAAGTDQSLGSYLRAHLNQLKPGDYCTLLAYIDRNDAHQIQLQIIRETIRDAKKVATCLGFGPPFLHSTGQAYKGGPNSGVFLQITCDDATDILVPQQKYTFGVVKAAQARGDFQVLADRDRRALRIHLSKDVQAGLSTLQTIIEQIL
- the zwf gene encoding glucose-6-phosphate dehydrogenase yields the protein MTVAIASHAAVEPLAHSAGPCTIVIFGAAGDLTKRLLLPALYNLKRSNLLPQEFAIVGVAHTPISQDDFRSKLNRDIHEFATVAVDDQLWQQFEQRLYYLSGEFQDAKMYQQLHNLLTQVDQDCGTQGNYLFYLATSSNFFCDIIAQLGAAGLVQEDNGHWRRVIIEKPFGHDLESARSLNQNISHVLKESQIYRIDHYLGKETVQNILVFRFGNGLFEPIWNREHIDHVQITVAETVGVEGRGNFYEGTGAVRDMMQNHLFQLLTMITMEPPVSFDADAVRDEKSKLLKSVQPFTAEMVQTQTVQGQYGEGTVNGKTVPAYRSEPRVAPDSTTETYAALKLTIDNWRWAGVPFYLRTGKCLSARVTEVVVQFKQVPSLLFRDTSIDHLTPNFLVLRIQPDEGISFQLGAKIPGPTMQIGAVKMDFCYADYFGTTPSTGYETLLYDCMIGDATLFQRSDNVELGWRIVSPILDVWAATSPQNFPNYTAGTWGPTQADALLERDGRQWRVGTA
- the fabG gene encoding 3-oxoacyl-ACP reductase FabG → MKDKYVLLTGGTGGLGLGVTPVVLAQGALVTVPYRKAKEIGRIKDAISPTTQDRLQFTPADLQDEQAVQQLVDNMPRVDVLIHLVGGFAIGKTHEYPFADWQRDFGLNLNTTFLLCKHSLRRMLENGYGRIVTVGSRGAVEPGGQLAAYSASKAGVVALTKAIADETKGTNITANVVLPSIIDTPTNRGALGAENAHNWVKPESLAQVICFLASEAAQDVRGAAVPVYGSA